The following DNA comes from Kluyveromyces lactis strain NRRL Y-1140 chromosome E complete sequence.
ATGAAAGGAATTTACAACTCAAATGGTACCAAAGACCCTCGAAAAGGGTTCTTTACTTGATTCTGACTTTGCACACACTAACTTTTACTATGTTAATGGGTCCACTAGTTATTTTAATGCTACAAAATATATGCACATTGGAAACAGTGCCTATGGTACACCACCATGGAGGTGGCGGTATGAGCATGGGCGGTAAAATGAAACGTATGGTTATGGGAGATAACGGGATGGGTTCTGTCAGTGGCTGTAAGAACAAAAACTCTCAAAGTGATCTTTCGGATGTTCAATCAATATTATCTTTCATATCAGGTATTTTAGGATTCTTTTTGTCCGGAAAATACGGTCAATTAAGTGATAGATTTGGAAGGGTGTTCATCTTTAAGATATTTAGTATGATTAACTTAGCACATTCAATATGCTTGATAATTTATTTTCagttcttcaaaacatACCACAAATTTTGGATGGTTATTCTTTTATCTGTTGGTTATTTCTCTGGGGGAATCATGACTCTGATATCTAATGGAAACAGCTATCTTAACGACATAGTTAAATCAGAAGATAGGACAATCTCAATTAGTGTTTTGATGAGTATGATTTACTCTGCGCTAGGCATTGGGCCACTTTTGGGATCATTCATAGTCAAGAGATcgaataatgataatatgaTTCCATTATTTGTGTCAGTTGCATTGGCTACTTTAAGCAGCATATTGACTTTTTCTATTTTAAAGGAAAGTAAACACGCTGATGCTATAAACTTGGCACGCCAGATGTATAACAATAAAACTACGAAAAAGTACCACACTAACCCAATAGCAAACGTTCTACTGAGTTCGTTAGAGGTTTTTTGGAGTTTTTTAAGACCAATAAAAAGATTATGGCTAGCCAGAGAACCAAGCGGCTCCATTTTACCAAGAGTTAGTGTTCTGACTCTTATTTTgattgataatttcaatatgGCAGTTACAGTTGGTATGATGAATCCgttgattttattttccatCTGGAAATACAAGTGGACAAGCGTGGAAATTGGTTACTATATGAGTATCGGCGGTTTTGGAAAAACTTTCGTTCTTCTTGCATTTGCCCCTGtctttttcagatttttACAGACGGGACTTGGACTAAGGATTGATTCACGCTGTGTCGACAAGATAGACaaaatttctcttttttcatcGTTATTCTTCGTCTTTTTATCCCTCCTCATACTTGTTTGTGTGAATAGCTCTACTGGTGTTTATATCAGTGGTGTGTTACAAAGTTTAAGTGGAATGATATCACCGGTTACGCAAAGTGCGATTGCAAAATATAGTTCTAAAACTGACGCTGGCGAAATGTTCGGCGCCATAGCATTAATAAGACATTTAGGGATGCTTTTATTCCCTATATTGTTCCTACAAATTTACTCACACACAATCGAGTTTAGTGCcaagttttttttatatcttCCATTATTCGTTTCAGTGGCAACATTTTTATCAAGTGTCCTCGGGTTGCGATCGTACACAcaacttgaagaattaGAGGTGCCAGAAGATGGGCAACAACAGAACTCAAACAAAAGTTCAGAATTACTGTAAATATTTGATCCCTTATTTTCGTGCTCCCACAACAATTTTTAACTATTCAACTACTGTCTACTTCTCATATGTATAAATGAAAGCATCAATAACAAACACTCAAACTACTATCTAGGATTTCGAAGTATCCTATCTGAATAAAATCGACTCATGCCCTTATCAAAAAGTATTTAGGATGCATTGATAATATGGAAGATCTTTAATAAAAGCTTCTCTAATATTCTGAGCATGATGTAATAATTATATTCGAAT
Coding sequences within:
- a CDS encoding uncharacterized protein (weakly similar to uniprot|P46996 Saccharomyces cerevisiae YJL163C Hypothetical ORF); amino-acid sequence: MSKSKYSFLATVLPEEEQSDTYIIPPTGCLSGHSTTERYQNEENVLHDRNIRNVENAWFEDSYERNLQLKWYQRPSKRVLYLILTLHTLTFTMLMGPLVILMLQNICTLETVPMVHHHGGGGMSMGGKMKRMVMGDNGMGSVSGCKNKNSQSDLSDVQSILSFISGILGFFLSGKYGQLSDRFGRVFIFKIFSMINLAHSICLIIYFQFFKTYHKFWMVILLSVGYFSGGIMTLISNGNSYLNDIVKSEDRTISISVLMSMIYSALGIGPLLGSFIVKRSNNDNMIPLFVSVALATLSSILTFSILKESKHADAINLARQMYNNKTTKKYHTNPIANVLLSSLEVFWSFLRPIKRLWLAREPSGSILPRVSVLTLILIDNFNMAVTVGMMNPLILFSIWKYKWTSVEIGYYMSIGGFGKTFVLLAFAPVFFRFLQTGLGLRIDSRCVDKIDKISLFSSLFFVFLSLLILVCVNSSTGVYISGVLQSLSGMISPVTQSAIAKYSSKTDAGEMFGAIALIRHLGMLLFPILFLQIYSHTIEFSAKFFLYLPLFVSVATFLSSVLGLRSYTQLEELEVPEDGQQQNSNKSSELL